The Carassius carassius chromosome 2, fCarCar2.1, whole genome shotgun sequence genome has a segment encoding these proteins:
- the LOC132110591 gene encoding switch-associated protein 70-like, producing the protein MKISLTGALTSFTELIMISRDEILKPIWYAFTALDVDRNGKVSKSQLKVLSHNLCTILRIPHNTSALEEHFKDDDEGPVSTQGYMPFLNMCILDKIQANFDFNELNKMCWTLSAPKHISCKHLLISGVDGFKVWCIFNYLSEDKYPLQIVIEELEYFLHKLFAAMSCSWNEYRFEEYKMRLSAKKKHLNAWELIELIGMGHFTKGINPQTLSMGINEVFQELVMDVIKQGYMMKKGHKRKNWTDRWFELHLNSMSYYVSEDLVEQKGCISLDRNCCVESLPDKDGKKNLFVIKCAEKSFEISASDKKTKQEWIYAIQDCIVRIRQGLSSPNRESRQKRRELRKRVKAEKEAMENRMRQLQLANDIKQAQLEAVTKKLQDTSVRGDLEEQRRLQTQIELLDQYRRDLEQEKMARMQMEEQVAEKASEVEQYWQRMQELEEMYRQLKKALDDERQAKEDEEALRKLQARLLQQEEHKRLELEQIHLQQQELLTQSQKEKQELERERAEKERALQAAQEQLELLRRQREGAQEEYKVVTTKLERAAHKTKNWTHKVSNHEGLLQIIQPGNKGPTRMTNWGQAAFTDTELKEMERIWQENKNRSHDEQ; encoded by the exons ATGAAGATCAGTTTAACAGGCGCTCTGACATCTTTCACTGAGCTTATCATGATATCCCGGGACGAAATACTCAAACCCATCTGGTACGCCTTCACTGCTCTGGATGTAGACCGGAACGGGAAAGTATCCAAATCCCAGTTAAAG GTGCTGTCTCACAACCTGTGCACCATCCTGAGAATCCCTCATAACACTTCAGCCCTGGAGGAGCACTttaaagatgatgatgaaggacCAGTGTCAACACAAGGATACATGCCCTTCCTGAACATGTGCATACTTGATAAG ATCCAAGCCAACTTTGACTTCAACGAGCTGAATAAAATGTGCTGGACTTTATCTGCACCAAAGCACATCAGTTGCAAACATCTGCTCATCTCTGGGGTTGATGGATTTAAGGTCTGGTGCATCTTCAACTATCTGTCTGAAGATAAATATCCACTGCAAATTGTCATAGAGGAG CTCGAGTATTTCCTGCACAAGCTGTTTGCCGCAATGAGTTGCAGTTGGAACGAGTACAGGTTTGAAGAATACAAAATGCGGCTCAGTGCAAAGAAAAAACATCTGAATGCTTGGGAACTGATTGAGCTTATTGGCATGGGCCATTTCACCAAGGGCATAAACCCTCAGACTCTCTCCATGGGCATCAATGAGGTCTTTCAGGAGCTTGTGATGGATGTTATTAAGCAG ggcTATATGATGAAAAAAGGCCATAAGAGGAAGAACTGGACAGATCGGTGGTTTGAGCTCCATCTCAATTCTATGTCCTATTATGTGAGTGAAGACCTCGTAGAGCAGAAGGGATGCATTTCGCTTGATCGCAACTGCTGTGTTGAG TCCTTACCAGACAAGGATGGAAAGAAAAACCTCTTCGTTATAAAATGTGCTGAGAAAAGTTTTGAGATCAGTGCATCggataaaaagacaaaacaagagTGGATTTATG CCATCCAGGACTGCATCGTCCGCATAAGGCAGGGCCTTTCCTCCCCAAACCGAGAATCCAGACAGAAACGCAGGGAGCTGAGAAAGAGAGTGAAAGCTGAAAAGGAGGCCATGGAGAACAGAATGAGACAGCTGCAGTTGGCCAACGATATTAAGCAGGCCCAGCTGGAGGCCGTGACCAAG AAACTGCAGGACACATCAGTCAGAGGTGATTTGGAGGAACAGAGAAGACTTCAGACCCAAATAGAGCTACTGGACCAATACAGACGAGACCTGGAGCAAGAGAAAATG GCTCGAATGCAGATGGAAGAGCAGGTGGCTGAAAAGGCCAGTGAAGTGGAGCAGTACTGGCAGCGTATGCAGGAACTGGAAGAAATGTACCGTCAACTGAAAAAGGCACTAGACGACGAGAGACAGGCAAAAGAGGATGAAGAAGCCCTGCGCAAACTGCAGGCAAG ACTGCTACAACAGGAGGAACACAAGAGGCTTGAATTAGAGCAGATTCACCTGCAGCAGCAAGAACTCTTAACCCAGTCCCAGAAGGAAAAACAAGAGCTGGAAAGGGAGCGGGCCGAGAAGGAACGAGCCCTGCAGGCTGCACAGGAGCAGCTGGAGCTTCTCAGAAGACAGAGAGAAGGGGCGCAAGAGGAATACAAG gTTGTTACAACGAAACTGGAACGGGCAGCTCACAAAACAAAGAATTGGACGCACAAAGTCTCTAATCATGAGGGCCTACTTCAAATCATTCAACCAG GCAACAAGGGTCCCACTAGAATGACCAACTGGGGACAAGCAGCGTTCACTGACACAGAGCTGAAAGAGATGGAGAGGATCTGGCAGGAGAACAAGAATAGGTCACATGATGAACAATAA
- the LOC132098312 gene encoding zinc finger protein 143-like has protein sequence MLLAQINQSADFQHEGDAQEVTLCLSEIVGIADGDQSMDTVSLQAVTLADGSTAYIPHNTQDSNIVEGQVIQLEDGSSAYVQHIAVPKADESNNWAGSSVCDVVGNESLRLEDTQTVQLEDGSTAYIHHTEKDTYEPSTLQAVQLEDGSTAYIHHAVQVSQPNTILAIQTNGTVADLQTEGAIDQETINALEQYTTKIEEIDSYADSELITSDPHGVVEMQIVLQGQGIRSNAQLPGEKCFRCNYDGCGKLYTTANHLKVHERAHTGDKPYCCDLPGCGKKFATGYGLKSHIRTHTGEKPYRCQEMDCKKSFKTSGDLQKHTRIHTGEKPFLCPFPGCGRSFTTSNICKVHVRTHTGEKPYHCAEPGCNRAFASATNYKNHIRIHTGERPYVCTVPGCDKRFTEYSSLYKHNVVHTPCKPYKCNHCGKTYKQISTLVIHKRTAHNDSEPIEEESEGYFEPPSEVIDDPSLTVSPVKCEDISDVTEQQHVTLITQDDASQAIGNLITMLAQDGSVITIPPAESLLSSTGAHSVTVVSEDGTERQMTAMMPEFSSSRNTQDELSAHRITLLATSNGTQIAFQLNEQTSLEEALRIASSLQGSETTQMSN, from the exons ATGGCGATCAGAGCATGGACACCGTCAGTCTGCAGGCTGTGACTTTAGCAGATGGCTCCACTGCATATATACCTCACAACACCCAAG ACAGCAATATAGTTGAAGGACAGGTGATCCAGTTAGAAGATGGGTCTTCAGCTTATGTGCAACACATTGCTGTTCCAAAAGCAG ATGAGTCTAATAACTGGGCTGGCTCATCCGTGTGTGATGTTGTTGGTAATGAGAGCTTAAGACTGGAGGATACTCAGACGGTGCAGTTAGAGGATGGATCTACTGCTTACATCCACCACACTGAGAAAG ATACATATGAACCCAGTACCCTGCAGGCGGTGCAGTTAGAGGACGGCTCCACCGCTTACATTCATCACGCTGTTCAGGTGTCACAACCAAACACCATTCTGGCCATCCAGACGAATGGCACGGTAGCAGATTTGCAGACAGAAGGAGCCATTGACCAAGAAACAATCAATGCTTTGGAGCAGTACACAACCAAG ATTGAAGAAATCGACTCTTACGCAGACTCTGAGCTAATCACCAGTGATCCTCACGGTGTTGTGGAGATGCAG ATTGTTCTTCAGGGTCAAGGAATTCGCAGTAATGCGCAGCTGCCGGGAGAGAAATGTTTTCGGTGTAATTATGATGGATGTGGAAAGCTTTACACCACTGCAAATCATCTTAAG gtacATGAAAGAGCACATACTGGTGACAAGCCATACTGTTGTGACTTACCCGGCTGTGGCAAAAAGTTTGCAACGG gtTACGGTTTGAAAAGTCACATCAGGAcgcacactggagaaaagccttacCGCTGTCAGGAGATGGACTGTAAGAAATCTTTCAAGACCTCAGGGGACCTTCAAAAGCACACTAGAATTCACACGG GAGAGAAACCATTTCTATGTCCATTCCCGGGCTGTGGACGATCCTTCACTACCTCAAACATCTGTAAGGTGCACGTTCGCACGCACACGGGAGAGAAACCGTATCACTGTGCAGAGCCAGGGTGCAATCGGGCATTTGCCAGCGCGACCAATTACAAGAACCACATACGGATCCATACAG GAGAGAGGCCGTATGTTTGCACAGTTCCCGGTTGTGACAAGCGATTCACGGAGTACTCCAGTCTATACAAACATAATGTAGTGCACACTCCCTGCAAACCCTACAAGTGCAACCACTGTGGAAAGACTTACAAGCAGATTTCCACACTAGTCATTCACAAACGTACTGCACACAATGACTCGGAGCCTATAGAGGAGGAGTCAGAGGGCTATTTTGAACCCCCTTCAG AGGTTATAGATGACCCCTCCCTGACTGTAAGCCCTGTGAAATGTGAAGACATCTCTGATGTCACGGAACAACAGCATGTTACGCTCATCACGCAAGATGACGCATCACAG GCTATTGGAAATTTAATCACAATGTTAGCACAAGATGGCAGTGTGATCACCATCCCACCCGCCGAGTCTCTGCTGTCGTCCACGGGGGCTCATTCAGTGACCGTGGTCTCAGAGGACGGGACTGAACGACAG ATGACTGCTatgatgccagaattttcatCTTCCAGGAACACACAGGATGAGTTATCGGCGCATCGGATTACACTTCTGGCTACTTCTAATGGCACACAGATTGCTTTTCAG CTCAATGAACAGACTTCACTGGAGGAGGCTCTGAGAATAGCTTCATCATTACAGGGAAGTGAAACAACACAAATGAGCAATTAA